A genome region from Maridesulfovibrio salexigens DSM 2638 includes the following:
- a CDS encoding branched-chain amino acid ABC transporter permease, translating into MQKYSFNIGIWAMAAIVVALSQFGALDLYIQSVIMFIGINIILSSSLNVVNGYMGEFSCGHAGFMCIGAYVSSVLSVMFFAQDKIFGAPILPPELAPLGFPIVVIISGLVSAVAGLIVAVPSFKTRGDYLAIITIAANYMVISAIENMDIIGGPRGFMGMKRVVNAMEDVIDIPWMMIWVILGTFMSIWMIRRFVSSTYGKGIMSICQDEVAAEIMSVDTNKMKMAAFMLSSGLAGVAGALFAHVLGYVNPQSFNIMKSTECLVMVYLGGMGSLGGSILSAIFFTVMLELLRFIIPALDTGMHFLNLLPDTYHLSQVWKWVLIPLTLILLMQFRPEGIMGNKELPDLFPRLKKFYKFK; encoded by the coding sequence ATGCAGAAGTACAGTTTCAATATCGGAATCTGGGCCATGGCTGCCATTGTTGTAGCCCTCTCCCAATTCGGCGCGCTTGACCTCTACATCCAGTCGGTAATCATGTTCATCGGCATCAACATTATCCTTTCATCCAGCTTGAATGTTGTGAACGGATATATGGGAGAATTCTCCTGCGGTCATGCCGGGTTTATGTGTATCGGAGCCTATGTATCCTCTGTCCTGAGTGTAATGTTTTTCGCTCAGGACAAAATATTCGGCGCTCCCATACTACCTCCGGAACTTGCCCCGCTGGGATTCCCGATTGTAGTCATAATCTCAGGACTCGTTTCTGCTGTGGCAGGGCTGATTGTAGCCGTCCCCTCCTTCAAAACACGGGGCGACTATCTGGCTATCATCACCATTGCTGCAAACTACATGGTCATATCCGCCATTGAGAACATGGACATCATCGGCGGACCTCGCGGATTCATGGGCATGAAACGGGTGGTCAACGCCATGGAAGATGTAATCGACATACCGTGGATGATGATCTGGGTGATCCTAGGGACTTTTATGTCCATCTGGATGATCCGTCGCTTTGTATCATCCACCTACGGCAAAGGCATCATGTCCATTTGTCAGGATGAAGTTGCCGCCGAAATCATGAGTGTTGATACCAACAAAATGAAAATGGCTGCTTTCATGCTGTCCTCCGGCCTTGCCGGGGTAGCGGGGGCACTCTTCGCTCATGTGCTCGGTTATGTAAACCCGCAATCCTTCAACATCATGAAATCCACAGAATGCCTTGTAATGGTCTACCTAGGCGGTATGGGCTCACTTGGAGGATCAATACTTTCGGCCATATTCTTCACGGTAATGCTCGAACTGCTGCGTTTTATCATCCCGGCCCTCGACACTGGAATGCATTTCCTGAACCTGCTCCCGGACACCTACCATCTCAGTCAGGTCTGGAAATGGGTACTCATCCCGCTGACCCTGATTCTGCTCATGCAATTCAGGCCCGAGGGAATTATGGGTAACAAGGAACTGCCCGACCTGTTCCCGCGGCTTAAGAAATTCTACAAATTCAAGTAG
- a CDS encoding ABC transporter ATP-binding protein, which translates to MSLLSIDGLTQRFGGLQAVSDFNIELEEGSLTGLIGPNGAGKTTIFNLISGFYQPTEGTITLAGRPTRGLKPHQVTAQGVARTFQNVRLWHDMTVMDNIRIAQHYRMGYGFFDAIMRTKNYYLREKKIERISTELLEFMDLKQYAEELPTNLPYGLQRRVEIARAMSIQPKLLLLDEPAAGLNSSDVEGLIKLIKWIHDEFDITILMIEHQMKVVMTLCKWIKCIDFGATIAEGTPEDIQSSETVIKAYLGDDSI; encoded by the coding sequence ATGTCACTATTAAGTATAGATGGACTTACCCAGAGGTTCGGGGGACTGCAGGCCGTATCCGATTTTAATATTGAGCTTGAAGAAGGTTCCCTCACCGGATTGATCGGCCCGAATGGGGCAGGGAAAACCACCATATTCAACCTCATATCAGGATTTTATCAACCAACGGAAGGAACAATAACCCTCGCAGGGAGGCCTACCCGCGGGCTCAAACCGCATCAGGTAACAGCTCAGGGCGTGGCTCGTACTTTCCAGAATGTTCGCTTGTGGCATGACATGACCGTCATGGACAACATCCGCATCGCCCAGCATTATCGCATGGGCTACGGCTTTTTCGATGCCATCATGCGCACGAAAAATTATTACCTGCGGGAAAAGAAAATCGAGCGCATATCCACCGAACTGCTCGAATTCATGGACCTCAAGCAATATGCCGAGGAACTGCCCACAAACCTGCCCTACGGATTACAGCGGCGGGTTGAAATAGCCCGGGCTATGTCCATTCAGCCCAAGCTGCTGCTCCTTGATGAACCCGCAGCAGGACTCAACTCTTCTGACGTTGAAGGTCTGATCAAGCTCATCAAGTGGATTCACGATGAATTCGACATCACCATCCTCATGATCGAGCATCAGATGAAGGTTGTTATGACACTTTGTAAGTGGATTAAATGCATTGATTTCGGCGCAACCATCGCCGAAGGAACACCAGAAGATATCCAGTCCAGCGAGACTGTTATCAAAGCTTATCTGGGAGATGATTCAATCTGA
- a CDS encoding ABC transporter ATP-binding protein, whose amino-acid sequence MTTLLEIKDLHVKYGNIEALHGISFNVNEGEIVTLIGANGAGKTTTLLSISRLPPPEAPKVISGDISWKGDSILDMPPHKVISDLHLALVPEGRHIFGNLTVEENLKLATYARKDSIKDVHGDYDRVFALFPRLAERRKQRSESLSGGEQQMLAVGRALMSKCNFIMLDEPSMGLAPLLMYDMFRTLKELNEQGLTILLIEQNANLALKFAHRGYVLDTGEIVAQGSSAQLMDDPEVKKAYLGG is encoded by the coding sequence ATGACTACTCTACTTGAAATCAAAGATCTCCACGTGAAATACGGTAATATTGAAGCCCTGCACGGTATTTCATTCAATGTTAACGAAGGGGAAATCGTCACCCTGATCGGCGCTAACGGAGCAGGTAAAACGACCACCCTGCTTTCCATCAGCCGCCTTCCCCCGCCAGAAGCACCCAAAGTCATTTCGGGTGACATCTCATGGAAAGGTGACTCGATACTCGACATGCCGCCGCACAAGGTTATTTCAGACCTGCACTTGGCTCTTGTACCGGAAGGAAGGCACATTTTCGGCAATCTAACCGTGGAAGAGAACCTCAAGCTGGCAACCTATGCCCGCAAGGATTCCATCAAGGATGTTCATGGTGATTACGACCGCGTATTCGCCCTTTTTCCGCGTCTTGCCGAACGCAGAAAGCAACGCAGTGAATCCCTTTCCGGCGGAGAACAGCAAATGCTGGCCGTGGGGCGTGCTCTCATGTCCAAATGCAACTTCATAATGCTCGATGAGCCTTCAATGGGCCTTGCGCCACTGCTCATGTACGACATGTTCCGCACCCTCAAGGAACTGAATGAACAAGGACTCACAATTCTCTTAATCGAACAGAACGCAAACCTCGCGCTCAAGTTCGCCCATCGTGGTTACGTGCTTGATACCGGGGAAATTGTAGCTCAAGGTTCGTCTGCACAGCTTATGGATGACCCTGAAGTGAAGAAGGCATATCTGGGGGGATAA
- a CDS encoding pyridoxamine 5'-phosphate oxidase family protein, whose product MFREIQNTKKTLPAGSVEEILKAGEEGVLATCGEDGHPYATPLNYVYHNGAIYFHCALTGHKLDNIAFNSKVSFCVYVDAELVPSKFSIKFKSVVVFGKAEEVSGEEKKEALLALVHRLSPDHIPAGEKYIHNDMDKTRVIKINIEHATAKGRAN is encoded by the coding sequence ATGTTCAGAGAAATTCAGAATACCAAAAAAACATTGCCCGCAGGGTCTGTTGAAGAAATTCTTAAAGCCGGAGAAGAGGGTGTACTGGCTACTTGCGGTGAAGATGGCCACCCTTATGCCACCCCGCTTAATTATGTTTACCACAACGGAGCGATTTATTTTCATTGTGCATTGACCGGACATAAGCTGGACAACATCGCTTTTAATTCCAAAGTCTCGTTTTGCGTCTATGTTGATGCTGAACTGGTGCCGTCTAAATTCAGCATCAAGTTCAAATCAGTTGTCGTTTTCGGTAAGGCTGAAGAGGTTTCCGGGGAAGAGAAGAAAGAAGCTTTGCTCGCACTGGTGCACAGGCTTTCCCCGGATCATATTCCCGCAGGCGAAAAGTACATTCATAATGATATGGACAAGACTCGGGTGATTAAAATTAATATCGAACACGCAACGGCAAAAGGTCGCGCGAACTAA
- a CDS encoding trimeric intracellular cation channel family protein, whose protein sequence is MSVLNGEMVQSAINGFMYFGDIVFAVSGALAAGRRRMDIVGYVLIGTITGLGGGSLRDVLLDHPVWWTHEPVELYLCIMATLLTYFCRLEIKDRYKATAWFDALGLSAFAVTGSTVAFLQSQVPWTVAVFMGVMTATGGGVIRDLLTGNRPMILCGELYAVAALAGAFVNVGMMTLHVQPEVAMASGFMATLVLRGAAVVFDIRLGPPGEFVRVGGRNK, encoded by the coding sequence ATGAGTGTTTTGAACGGTGAAATGGTTCAGTCCGCAATCAACGGATTTATGTATTTCGGCGATATTGTATTCGCAGTCAGTGGCGCTTTGGCGGCTGGAAGACGCAGGATGGATATCGTCGGCTATGTGTTGATCGGAACCATCACAGGGCTCGGCGGAGGCTCTTTGCGTGATGTTTTGCTGGATCATCCTGTCTGGTGGACTCATGAGCCTGTGGAGTTGTACCTGTGCATAATGGCTACATTGCTAACTTATTTTTGCCGTCTTGAAATTAAAGACCGCTATAAGGCTACTGCATGGTTTGACGCTCTCGGATTAAGTGCCTTTGCAGTTACCGGAAGTACTGTCGCGTTTTTGCAGTCTCAGGTGCCGTGGACAGTTGCTGTGTTCATGGGAGTCATGACAGCAACCGGTGGCGGGGTAATACGCGATTTACTGACCGGAAATAGGCCCATGATTCTTTGCGGCGAGCTTTACGCCGTGGCAGCTCTTGCCGGGGCGTTTGTCAACGTGGGTATGATGACTTTGCATGTTCAGCCCGAAGTTGCCATGGCATCGGGATTTATGGCGACTCTGGTTCTACGTGGAGCGGCAGTGGTCTTTGATATCCGGCTTGGTCCTCCCGGCGAATTTGTCCGAGTTGGTGGACGCAATAAATAG
- the purU gene encoding formyltetrahydrofolate deformylase, translated as MTSSRESTAYLTVSCKDRPGIVSAVSGFLFSKNANIIHSDQHSSDPVGGRFFLRMKFHMNGIEDGLEEFRQEFAEKVADKFDMEWNINPAWIKKKTAILVSKFDHALMDLLWRAKRDELHTEITMVISNHDDLRKAVESFDVPFHHVPVEKGNKEASENKILELMEGNADLVILARYMQILTPKLIDAYPNRIINIHHSFLPAFVGADPYRRAGERGVKLIGATAHYVTEELDQGPIIEQDVIRVSHRHDYEELKVLGRDIERQVLSRAVKWHLTERVLVDGNKTVVFT; from the coding sequence ATGACATCATCAAGAGAATCTACAGCATATTTGACTGTATCCTGTAAGGATAGACCCGGTATCGTTTCTGCGGTTTCCGGTTTCCTGTTTTCCAAGAATGCAAACATCATCCATTCCGACCAGCATTCCAGTGACCCCGTTGGAGGTCGTTTTTTCCTCAGAATGAAATTTCACATGAACGGAATTGAAGACGGCCTTGAAGAATTCAGACAGGAATTCGCCGAAAAGGTTGCTGATAAATTTGACATGGAATGGAATATTAATCCCGCATGGATCAAGAAAAAAACAGCTATCCTCGTCTCCAAGTTCGACCATGCACTCATGGACCTGCTCTGGAGAGCCAAGCGAGATGAGCTCCACACCGAAATCACAATGGTCATCAGCAACCATGACGACCTGCGTAAGGCAGTAGAGTCATTTGATGTTCCCTTCCATCACGTTCCGGTGGAAAAAGGCAACAAAGAAGCCTCTGAAAACAAAATCCTTGAGCTGATGGAAGGCAATGCCGATCTGGTCATTCTCGCCCGTTACATGCAGATTTTGACCCCCAAACTGATTGATGCCTATCCTAACCGCATCATCAACATCCACCACTCCTTCCTGCCTGCATTCGTAGGTGCCGACCCTTACCGCAGGGCCGGAGAACGTGGTGTTAAGCTCATCGGGGCAACAGCCCACTATGTTACCGAGGAACTGGATCAGGGTCCTATCATTGAACAGGACGTCATCCGCGTTTCACACCGCCACGACTATGAAGAACTCAAAGTCCTTGGCCGCGACATTGAACGTCAGGTTCTCAGCAGAGCTGTAAAATGGCACCTGACTGAAAGAGTACTGGTAGACGGCAACAAAACCGTTGTATTTACTTAG
- a CDS encoding zinc-ribbon domain-containing protein, with the protein MITCTKCGQKNNNAAKACSKCGHKLQSGRKRLESEISQQERREMFHLKLEKNKRFSKHGEAWVYALFLLGAVIFFTYNQVYWPLYALTPAIALLAWFRKI; encoded by the coding sequence ATGATAACCTGCACTAAATGCGGCCAAAAGAACAACAATGCTGCAAAAGCCTGCTCCAAATGCGGGCATAAACTTCAATCCGGCCGAAAACGGCTGGAATCCGAAATATCCCAACAGGAACGCCGGGAAATGTTTCACCTGAAACTGGAAAAAAACAAACGCTTTTCCAAGCACGGTGAAGCATGGGTCTACGCTCTGTTTCTACTCGGAGCCGTAATATTTTTTACTTATAATCAGGTTTACTGGCCCCTCTACGCACTTACTCCCGCTATTGCTCTTCTGGCTTGGTTTCGGAAGATTTAG
- a CDS encoding anaerobic ribonucleoside-triphosphate reductase activating protein codes for MNELSSGWNHLRGIEPLSLCDWPGKSCCVFFLGGCNLNCPTCHNFDMAWNMERLHLLSREDMKSFLRNRAKWLDGVTITGGEPTTVPNLGEILYEVRQVSKLPIKMDSNGMLPDILEDILQQGLADMFAVDVKGPYEKYPALTGQAVTAEAAQKNLERIFELAEANPKAFYFRLTKVPILTDEDVETAKSYLPDGFELTIQNYIPPRRDHAHADNEARRPVGDLVD; via the coding sequence ATGAACGAACTCTCTTCTGGATGGAATCATCTCCGCGGTATTGAGCCGCTCAGTCTTTGCGACTGGCCCGGCAAGTCCTGCTGCGTATTCTTCCTCGGTGGCTGCAATTTAAACTGCCCCACTTGCCATAACTTCGACATGGCGTGGAATATGGAGCGACTGCACCTTCTGTCCAGAGAAGACATGAAATCTTTCCTAAGGAACCGAGCAAAATGGCTTGACGGGGTCACTATCACTGGTGGCGAGCCTACAACGGTACCGAACCTTGGTGAAATTCTTTATGAAGTCAGGCAAGTATCCAAACTGCCCATTAAAATGGACAGCAACGGAATGCTTCCCGATATTCTTGAAGATATTCTCCAGCAGGGATTGGCGGACATGTTCGCCGTTGACGTTAAAGGACCGTATGAAAAGTACCCTGCTCTGACCGGGCAGGCCGTTACCGCTGAAGCGGCACAGAAAAACCTTGAAAGGATTTTCGAGCTTGCCGAAGCCAACCCCAAAGCCTTCTATTTTCGTCTTACCAAGGTACCCATCCTTACAGATGAAGATGTTGAAACTGCCAAGAGTTATCTTCCGGATGGTTTTGAACTGACCATCCAGAACTACATTCCTCCAAGGAGAGATCATGCCCACGCAGATAATGAAGCGAGACGGCCGGTTGGAGACCTGGTCGACTGA
- a CDS encoding ribonucleoside triphosphate reductase codes for MPTQIMKRDGRLETWSTERIAQAIFKALSASGIKDPLMAKRMARKVEYKLEGVDIPEQEHVQNMVEEVLMDSRLHSVAKKFILYRDSRRRLRNQKDAYLDIKETIDEYLEKSDWRVAENANMTHSFQGLMLHLSGTIQARYALEKYPEEIRQAHEHGYFHIHDLSYGLAGYCAGWSLRDLLLEGFNLEGRSCAGPARHFDAVLGQMVNFLGTLQNEWAGAQAFNNVDTYLAPFIRHDGLSYEEVRQAMQKFVFNLNTTSRWGGQSPFTNLSFDLVPPKHIAKEAVIIGGELQDSTYGEYAEEMEMINRSFLEVMVNGDQHNRIFSFPIPTYNVTEDFPWDSKIGHTLLDLTAKYGVPYFQNFINSDLNPEDVRSMCCRLQMDLRELRNKVGGLFGAGDLTGSIGVVTLNLPKLAYLAQGEEDFLDLIEEYAIQAKNSLEFKRKLIQTNLDNGMFPWSRRYLKNGYKGHFSTIGLLGGHEACLNLLGKGIETPSGVRLMTRVLNHLRDLTSQFQEETGSLYNLEATPAEGTSYRLAKIDKSLYADIKTSGNGTPYYTNSTTLPVGVSEDVVLALTHQNKLQPLYTGGSVFHTFLGESTADLDALKSFIIKAFRNTKIPYLSITPTFSICKEHGYIQGEHHTCPECGSESEVYTRIVGYYRPVKQWNEGKKAEYKDRQVYNTFCC; via the coding sequence ATGCCCACGCAGATAATGAAGCGAGACGGCCGGTTGGAGACCTGGTCGACTGAGCGAATTGCACAGGCCATTTTCAAAGCACTGAGCGCAAGCGGAATTAAAGACCCGCTCATGGCCAAACGCATGGCCAGAAAAGTTGAGTACAAGCTCGAAGGAGTCGACATTCCTGAACAGGAACATGTTCAGAATATGGTCGAAGAAGTGCTTATGGATTCCCGTCTGCACTCCGTTGCCAAAAAATTCATTCTCTACCGTGACAGCCGCCGCAGGCTCAGAAATCAGAAAGACGCTTATCTCGACATCAAGGAAACAATAGACGAATACCTTGAAAAAAGTGATTGGCGCGTGGCTGAAAATGCCAATATGACCCACTCCTTTCAGGGTCTCATGCTTCATCTCTCCGGAACAATTCAGGCTCGTTACGCCCTTGAAAAATACCCTGAGGAAATCAGACAGGCTCACGAGCACGGCTATTTCCACATCCATGATCTTTCCTACGGACTGGCCGGTTATTGCGCCGGATGGTCCCTGCGTGATCTGCTGCTCGAAGGTTTCAACCTTGAAGGCCGTTCCTGTGCCGGGCCCGCACGTCACTTTGACGCAGTCCTCGGCCAGATGGTTAACTTTCTCGGTACACTGCAAAACGAATGGGCAGGCGCTCAGGCCTTCAACAACGTTGACACCTACCTAGCTCCGTTCATCCGTCATGACGGCCTCAGCTATGAGGAAGTACGTCAGGCCATGCAGAAATTCGTGTTCAACCTGAACACCACCTCCAGATGGGGAGGCCAGAGCCCATTCACCAACCTTTCTTTCGACCTCGTTCCGCCCAAGCATATAGCCAAGGAAGCGGTAATTATCGGCGGAGAACTTCAGGATAGCACCTACGGCGAATATGCCGAAGAAATGGAGATGATCAACCGCTCCTTCCTTGAAGTTATGGTCAACGGAGATCAGCACAACCGCATTTTCTCCTTTCCCATTCCCACATACAACGTAACCGAAGATTTCCCGTGGGATTCAAAAATCGGCCATACCCTGCTTGATCTGACCGCAAAATACGGTGTGCCCTATTTCCAGAATTTCATTAACTCAGACCTCAATCCCGAAGACGTGCGCTCCATGTGCTGCCGTCTGCAAATGGACCTGCGGGAACTGCGCAACAAGGTCGGCGGACTGTTCGGAGCAGGGGACCTGACCGGATCTATCGGCGTAGTAACCCTCAACCTGCCCAAGCTTGCTTATCTGGCTCAGGGTGAAGAGGATTTCCTCGATTTAATTGAGGAGTACGCAATTCAGGCTAAGAACTCCCTTGAGTTCAAACGCAAACTGATCCAGACCAACCTTGATAACGGCATGTTCCCGTGGTCACGCCGCTATCTCAAGAACGGTTACAAAGGACATTTCTCAACCATCGGGCTGCTGGGCGGACATGAAGCCTGCCTGAACCTGCTGGGCAAGGGAATCGAGACTCCTTCCGGAGTTAGGCTCATGACCCGGGTGCTTAACCACCTGCGAGATCTGACCTCCCAATTCCAGGAAGAAACCGGAAGCCTGTACAACCTTGAAGCTACACCGGCTGAAGGAACCAGCTACCGTCTGGCTAAAATCGATAAATCCCTTTACGCCGACATCAAGACCTCCGGCAACGGAACTCCTTATTACACCAACTCCACCACCCTTCCGGTGGGAGTTTCCGAAGATGTTGTTCTGGCGCTTACCCATCAGAATAAACTCCAGCCCCTCTACACCGGCGGCTCGGTATTCCACACCTTCCTCGGAGAATCCACAGCTGATCTTGATGCCCTGAAAAGCTTTATTATTAAAGCTTTCCGCAACACCAAGATTCCGTATCTGTCCATCACACCGACCTTCTCCATATGCAAAGAGCACGGATATATTCAGGGCGAGCACCATACCTGCCCTGAATGCGGCTCTGAATCGGAAGTCTATACCCGAATTGTCGGTTATTATCGTCCGGTTAAACAATGGAATGAAGGCAAAAAAGCAGAATACAAAGACAGGCAGGTTTACAACACGTTCTGCTGCTAA
- a CDS encoding response regulator codes for MRILVVDDEQMVRENLVDYLEDEGLDVISVGSAEEALNLMKTEHADIAIVDMRLPVMHGNDLIIHLKELHPDMDFIIHTGSVDYAVPPDVRAYGISSDNVLLKPVADMDMFIQKIRTLFGTKYDI; via the coding sequence ATGCGAATTCTGGTTGTAGATGATGAGCAGATGGTCAGGGAAAACCTTGTCGACTACCTTGAAGACGAAGGCCTTGATGTCATTTCGGTGGGGAGTGCCGAAGAAGCCCTGAATCTGATGAAAACTGAACATGCTGACATCGCCATAGTAGATATGCGTCTTCCGGTGATGCATGGCAATGATCTCATCATTCATTTAAAAGAACTGCACCCGGATATGGATTTCATCATCCACACCGGATCGGTTGACTATGCAGTTCCGCCGGATGTCCGCGCCTACGGTATTTCTTCGGACAACGTATTGCTTAAACCAGTTGCTGATATGGATATGTTCATCCAGAAAATCAGAACCTTATTCGGCACAAAGTACGATATTTAA
- a CDS encoding CheR family methyltransferase, giving the protein MKINLIETGEDSIVSREYVKLDKKDFELLRKQIYRMCGLTISEGKEYLIQHRFKSLYQSRNCRSWGEFYKLLVSGDTHFKEEAVSAISTHETSFFRDNHPFAAIRNKVLPELVNKRRPGAKIKIWCAASSTGQEPYSLSMLIHEWTKTVGGISHTDFSILATDISGTVIERAKQGLFSRLEKSRGLPSGYDKYFEQDGINWQVCSSVKSLVAFKKFNLLDSFRSLGQFDFVMCRNVLIYFDDATKIDIVHRIHDLLPDKGYLMLGATETLAGHTDRFATEHMGAVLLYRKTR; this is encoded by the coding sequence GTGAAGATTAATCTGATCGAGACAGGTGAAGATAGCATCGTGAGCAGGGAATACGTTAAGCTGGATAAAAAAGATTTTGAACTGCTGCGTAAGCAGATATACCGCATGTGCGGGTTGACCATTTCTGAGGGTAAGGAATACCTGATCCAGCACCGTTTCAAATCCTTGTATCAGTCTCGCAATTGTCGTTCCTGGGGTGAGTTTTATAAACTTCTGGTATCAGGAGATACCCATTTCAAGGAAGAAGCGGTATCGGCAATCAGCACCCACGAAACCAGTTTTTTTCGCGACAATCATCCCTTTGCCGCTATCAGAAACAAAGTGCTCCCTGAGCTTGTGAATAAACGCAGGCCGGGGGCTAAAATAAAAATCTGGTGTGCTGCTTCATCCACAGGGCAGGAACCTTACTCACTTTCCATGCTTATTCACGAGTGGACCAAAACAGTTGGAGGAATCTCTCATACTGATTTTTCAATCCTCGCTACTGATATTTCCGGGACAGTTATTGAGCGCGCTAAACAGGGGCTTTTCAGCAGGCTGGAGAAGTCGCGCGGACTTCCGTCCGGGTATGATAAGTATTTTGAGCAGGACGGAATCAATTGGCAGGTATGCTCTTCTGTAAAGTCGCTTGTTGCTTTCAAGAAGTTTAATTTGCTCGATTCTTTCAGATCCTTGGGGCAATTCGATTTTGTTATGTGTCGTAATGTTTTGATTTATTTCGATGATGCGACAAAGATTGATATCGTTCATCGTATTCACGATTTGTTGCCGGACAAAGGATACCTCATGCTGGGGGCTACAGAAACACTGGCCGGACATACAGACCGTTTTGCCACCGAACATATGGGGGCAGTTCTTCTTTATCGTAAAACGCGCTGA
- a CDS encoding EAL and HDOD domain-containing protein translates to MAECSDVFLDSFFVARQPVFDVHKGIWGYELLFRNSEGSNVADVGDEDAATSQVIADGFGLIQEDIDEGQRLLVNFPRNMLLEGAADFLPAEVCVVEILEHVQPEPDVLEALKELKERGYVLALDDYIGQDGFEPFIELADIVKVDCLDLSPDELVNIVGNLKQLDVMLLAEKVEDNEMFQRCLELGFDLFQGFFFSRPEIIPGKKVSTSNLNRMQLLSSISGEDFDVDDLTEAINSDVSVSYRLLKFMNSAAFGLPNEIHSIKQAITLIGYRKLAGWLRMILLSDMSSGPAGNELAFLSIKRAKFLELVCLEMKHCPLPAESMFMLGLFSLLDVLLGRPMEELMEELPVEKELMLALIGKENNASLYLDLVKCLEKAEWDKLGRLIMGNNLSSLAVARSHMAAMQWANEVVLMGRED, encoded by the coding sequence ATGGCGGAATGTTCGGATGTTTTTCTAGATTCTTTCTTTGTTGCCAGACAACCTGTATTTGACGTGCATAAAGGGATCTGGGGGTATGAATTGCTTTTCCGCAATTCCGAAGGGAGTAATGTTGCTGATGTGGGTGACGAGGATGCAGCCACATCGCAGGTTATTGCTGACGGTTTCGGATTGATACAGGAAGATATTGATGAAGGACAGAGACTGCTGGTCAACTTTCCCCGCAATATGCTTCTGGAGGGTGCTGCGGATTTTCTGCCCGCCGAAGTTTGTGTTGTAGAGATTTTGGAGCATGTTCAACCAGAGCCCGATGTTCTCGAAGCCCTTAAGGAATTGAAAGAACGCGGCTATGTTCTGGCGCTTGATGACTACATCGGTCAGGATGGTTTTGAACCTTTTATTGAGTTGGCGGATATAGTCAAAGTCGATTGTCTTGACTTAAGTCCTGATGAGCTTGTTAATATCGTTGGCAATCTCAAACAATTGGACGTGATGCTTCTTGCTGAAAAAGTTGAAGATAATGAAATGTTCCAGCGCTGTCTGGAGCTGGGTTTTGATCTTTTTCAGGGCTTCTTTTTCAGTCGTCCGGAGATTATACCCGGAAAGAAAGTCTCTACCAGCAACCTTAACCGCATGCAGCTTTTGAGTTCCATCAGTGGTGAAGATTTTGATGTTGATGATCTGACCGAGGCTATTAACTCCGATGTTTCCGTGAGTTACCGTCTGTTAAAGTTCATGAATTCTGCTGCATTTGGATTGCCTAACGAAATTCATTCCATCAAACAGGCCATTACCTTGATTGGTTACAGGAAGTTGGCCGGTTGGCTGCGCATGATTCTGCTTTCAGACATGAGTTCCGGTCCGGCAGGTAACGAGCTTGCTTTTCTGTCCATTAAAAGAGCCAAATTTTTGGAGTTGGTGTGCTTGGAAATGAAGCATTGTCCGCTTCCAGCTGAATCAATGTTCATGTTGGGGCTGTTTTCCTTGCTTGATGTCCTGCTGGGCAGGCCGATGGAAGAATTGATGGAAGAGTTGCCCGTAGAAAAAGAACTTATGCTGGCCTTGATTGGTAAAGAAAATAATGCTTCGTTATATCTTGATTTGGTCAAATGTCTTGAGAAAGCTGAATGGGATAAGTTGGGGCGTTTGATTATGGGTAATAATCTTTCTTCTCTTGCTGTGGCCAGAAGTCATATGGCAGCCATGCAGTGGGCCAATGAGGTTGTCCTGATGGGACGTGAAGATTAA